The DNA region CTCGTTTGTTCTCTTGACGAGCCGCACCACGGCGCAGTCGGCGGCGGCTGCAACTAACCAGCGAGCGAGcggacgggcggcggcggcggaagaggaggagatgCCGGGGAAGGGGCAGCGGCGGAGGGAGAAGAACTACCGGGCCGCGCACGGAGGGGACTCGCGCTTGGCCCCGCCGCCGAAGCAGCGGGAGCTCGAGGCCATCCCGTCCAAGCTCCGCCGCCTCATCGCCTTCCAGAACAAGCACAACGCCAACGCCTCCTCAGGTGCCCTCCCCTTGTTGCCTCCATCAGGCATCTCAGCTAGCACAGAGATAATCTGCCTAATCTCCCGTTACACTCGCTGCCCTGACCTTTTGCGCGtgctgcggctgctgctggttgCCCAGGAGGTGGAGGCGCTCCCGGGAAGCAGGACGATGGGGCGGGCAAGAACAAGCCGGCAAAAGACAAGGTAATGCGGGATAGAATAGCGTAGAATTGGACTCTGGTTCTCAATATTATCATGCGCTCTGCTCTAGTTCACCTGATTCAGTGTCTGTTACTTGGTTCTTAATTGCTTGGTAATTGAATATACAAGAGAAGGCTGTTAAAAAAATCGATTTATGAACTTCTTAAAAAATTCCCCATCGCTTGCTGTGGTGTTCATGTAGAAAACTAAGAAGCAGACCTTGGAGACTACTGTTGATAGCAAACCAGCAGAAAATAAAGGTGAGGATGGGCCGGCTGCCAATGAGAATGTGAATGTGGAGGAAAGCAAGGGGAAGCGGAAGCGGAAGCGGGGGAAGGCTATGGACCTTCGTTTCAAGGAATTAGACGAGAAGGCCTCGATTTCAAAGAAGCAGAAAAGGAAGAAGTAAGTTGTCTAGTACTGTCCAAAGCATTTGATCTGTACTTGTAGTTATCTAATTAGAAGGTGTAAACAAGGATAACATATCTCGTCCATGAATTTCAGGTATCTggatgagaagaaaaagaagcgcaAAAGCAATAAGGTGGAGATTCTTCCGGATTTCCCTGGGCGTGAAAAAGTGAAATTTGGTGAAGTTGTCGAGGCACCACCAAAGTTGTCATTCCCAAAGGTACCTTCGCTTCTGGGGTTATCCACGTTCCCTTATTTGAACTCATAAATTCACTTAATCTGTTTTCTGAGTTAATATATGGTTTTAATTTTGAAGGTGAAGAGTCCTTTAGATGCTTCTCGTGAGATCCTAAGAAAAGAGGCGATTGAGAATTACAGAAACATCAAAGGCTGGACATCGAGGCCTGGACTCCAGCTTCCAACACCAGATGAAAATACATTATCGTGATCTAAGAAAAGAGGCAATTGAGAATTTTTCCAGACCTGTAGACTCTATTTTCATGCTTTGCAATAGTTAATGTTTTTCACGGGATATGCACCCATGTAACTCCTTTGTTAAGTTCCTACTGTTAACTGGATTCACGGATTTGACCAATGCAAACACCTTGTAGGTTTTGATAGCCATTTGATGCCTAATCAAATTAGGCCTTGTTTACAAGGACCCTagtctatatatatacaaggaATAgcctacagagaatttatttgTACCACTGGGACAGCAGGATACAGCCGGAGCGTCTCGGAGATCGCAGCGTGGAAGTAGTGCATTTTGTCAATAGCACCTTGGTTCAATCTTGCTGTGAAACCTTCTGTGTTGTTATCTTCCTTGGCCCACTGAACTGACTTCTTGATTTCAAGGGTAACTTTATCCTGAACTATAGGGTTCTTGCAGAGCATGTAGAAGAACCAGGAGAGAATGTTCCCAGTCGTGTCTTTCCCTGCGATCAGGAAGTTGAGGACTATGTGACGCAGGTAATGATCATTCATTGTCTCAGGGTCCTTGTTGCTTGCTAGGAGTATTATGAATCTTGAAAGTATGTCCTCTCTGGCTTTCTGCATGCATCATAAAGGAGGAGATAGAATTATAAGTAGAACTAAGAATATATTGTAGAGGTAAAATTTTGCAGTATATTTGCTTTGGCTACTAATAGTATATTCAAAAGCAGCTCCAAAATTGTGGAGTACATTGCTCCACCAGACATAAGATCAGATTACCTATAAAACCAGCAAAATCATACCGGCCCTTATGTATTGTTACTTGTAAATTTGACTGGTTTGCAAATTATGCATGCAGTATTCATACTTTAGCAGATCTAGACCAGTCCATCTTGTTAGGATGTGAATATCTCATGACTCGAAAATAACCACATGCTAGAACATCAGCCTCAAAACCAAGATGCTTTACATTAGCATCTAAGACTTAGCATAATGGCTCTCCTGTCCACCCCTCTACCGCTCCCTCCCTACCACCACCTCCCCCTTCCCCACCGTCGCCATGATTGATTCCCGCTGCCTCCGATGTGCAAAGATTTCTCCTCTCAGCCATGTCAAGCGACCTGCGACCCCGTGAAgctgttggagttggagaaagaCAAACAACTTGCTTTTCTGGTGAAGGATTGGGATTTCAGTCTTGGCAAGTGTTTCCAAGATGAAGTCCTCGACAAGTTCAAATCTCTGGTACATCATCCTTCCTCGTCCTTGCATGGATCCTTCTTGCGTGTAGTGTTTGGTCGTTTTACCCTCAGTTTAACTCAATAATCAGTTAGTTTGGCTTTACATGCTTGTCTGGGAGGCACTCCGGCTGGTTTTCGGGCCagtagctttcagcttttaactTCCTGAGTAAAATTCGTgtgagtgattctctgaaatgaactagaagctgaagaGCTGAAAAAAGCAGTTTCACCTGATTCACTTCCTGCATAGAATCATTCTCTCAATATATACATAGAATCATTCCctcaatatattttattttagagaatcactagagaatcattttcagtcacagaatcacttttttcagagaatcactcacTGCAGAGAATTTGGATCAAaaagaactctaccaaacatgcccttcATATTTCCTATCTTAAAGATGTCACTTCCGCTTCTCGGTTGCCTCCTAGGTGGGTTTTCTAGTTTACTCTCTTAAAAAGAATCATCACCAAACAGTTTGACGTATATCTTCATCTTTGGAGAGATGGTGATGATAATtgggagaaaaagagaaggctGTGGAATCAAGAGGAGATGAACAGTTGGACTTTGGTTTCTTATCGTAAGCCTAAGAATCCTGCCTTGAAGAGGGTTTCTTTCAAGCACAAGATCCACCGGCAAAAAAGGCCATCCCTGCTGAGCTTTCAACTGTTATCAAGATTGGTAGTTTTTATTgtcctcttcctctttcttctagAATCGGTCTTGCTGACAAGCCTCATGGTGTTCTTCGCGCCCAAGCTAGTGTTATTGGAGATCAATCCTCATTTGAAATTCCTTTCGACTCTCCTGTGGCGCATGCTTTGCTTGGAGACGGTGCGTGCACGTTTACCTAAAGAGCGTGCAGTTGTTGATGCTAATTCCCAATCCTCTTAATCAGGCTCCTCATCTTTTCTGTGTTAAATGCCTTAGCGATGGCCATCTGATCAGTGACTGTAAGGGCGTTTTTCGGTGCCGTTTTTGCTATAATTATGGTCGTAGGGCCAAATTCTGCTTTAGAAGGCTCTGCATGTAGCCGACGATGCCTCTGCATGTGGTGCATCCCGACCAGAGGTTCGTCGCCAACCTCGACGGTCACCACAGCAATGAGCACGACACCCACCACTCGATCCCTCCTGCCTGCTTCTCCAACACTCGATCCCTCCTCCATGGCCACAAGTTGGGCAGCAACAGCGAGCAGCTGAgcgcagagggagagaggaggaagaaagagacAGGGGCATTTTTGTCCATAATGACATATCTCTAATTTTGGTCCTTTTGTAATGGCATAGTTCcaatttttatatttgtaatGACATTTTTTCAAAACCGACAAATTGTAATAGCATGGATATAATTAACCCAATTATCAAAGGTATCTTCATCGCTGATattcctcctttttcttttgtgatcCTATCTCTTTGGTAGAGTGACTGGTTGTCCTGAGATCGCTCTGAACATgcgaggtatgcaatgcttggaCTTCAATTCCTCTGACGATCCTGCTATCCATATGTGTTTCTTATTGTAGAGGGGACATGATGCTAAATATTATAAAGCAAAAGGCAAATCTGGCACCTAAGCCGTGGCGGAGCATTGGCTGAAATTCAGAAGAGGCCGATAAAGCTAAATAGGTTT from Phragmites australis chromosome 8, lpPhrAust1.1, whole genome shotgun sequence includes:
- the LOC133927503 gene encoding cytochrome P450 704C1-like, whose translation is MEEGSSVGEAGRRDRVVGVVLIAVVTVEEVNQVKLLFSALQLLVHFRESLTRILLRKLKAESYWPENQPECLPDKHKAREDILSRFIILLASNKDPETMNDHYLRHIVLNFLIAGKDTTGNILSWFFYMLCKNPIVQDKVTLEIKKSVQWAKEDNNTEGFTARLNQGAIDKMHYFHAAISETLRLYPAVPVVQINSL
- the LOC133926159 gene encoding uncharacterized protein LOC133926159 — its product is MPGKGQRRREKNYRAAHGGDSRLAPPPKQRELEAIPSKLRRLIAFQNKHNANASSGGGGAPGKQDDGAGKNKPAKDKKTKKQTLETTVDSKPAENKGEDGPAANENVNVEESKGKRKRKRGKAMDLRFKELDEKASISKKQKRKKYLDEKKKKRKSNKVEILPDFPGREKVKFGEVVEAPPKLSFPKVKSPLDASREILRKEAIENYRNIKGWTSRPGLQLPTPDENTLS